Below is a window of Alphaproteobacteria bacterium DNA.
TCGCGCCGCGCACGCTGCTGATCGGTTTCGCCGCCGCGTATCTGTCGGTGCTGACCTTCCATCAGGGCACGATCCTGGTTCTGCACCTGCTGGGCTTCGCGCCGAATTTTCCGTGGAGTACCCGCCCGGTGCCGGCCTTCGGCCTGCCGGCGATCGTCCAGCTCGCGTTCTGGGGCGGGTTGTGGGGCTGCTTGATCGCGGCGTTTCGCGGCATGTTCAAGCCGGGCCGCCCGCGCTTGATCTACGGCTTCCTGTTCGGCGCGATCATCTGCAACATCGTCGGTTGGTATGTCGTCGCGCCGATGAAGGGCAATCCGTCGCCCGCGTTCGGCCTTGCCACGATGTGGCGCGGGCTGACGATCAACGGCGTGTTCGGCCTGGGAACGATCGTGTTCCTCGACCTCGCCGACATCTATCTCGGCAAGCGCGCGCGCGTGTCCAGCGACGCTTAGAACAAGCGATAGCTGATCCCGAGCCCGACGCGGAATTGGTTGGGCGTGCCGCGATCCTTGACCAGCGGCGAGTCCGCCGCGTCGCCGATCAAGCGCTTGTAGCCGCCGAAGCCGGTTAGCGCCCAATTGCCGCCGAGCGGGTGCATCGCGTTGGCGGACAGGCCGACATCCTTGAAGCCCGACGACGGCGAATAAGCGCGCATCCCCGACGCGGTCGCTTGTGCGGCCGTCACGCCGAAATAGCTTTGCATGTAATCGGAATCGGCCCAGGTCGCGCTGGGCCCGAAGCCGAACATCGTGCGGCCGATCGGCGGCAAGCGATAGCGCAGGCCCAGATCGATCGTGCCGCCGAGTTCCGAATGCGACACGTTGCGCCGCCCCGCGACGCGCAAGCCCAGCGGCCCGAAATCGTAGCTGGCGAAAGCGCCGAGATCGACGCCGTCCTTCACGTCGCCCATGCCGCGCAGATCGTCGTCGTCGCCTTCATCGCGCGAGAAGCGATAATTGACGAACGGCCCCGCCCGGAAGGCGCCGCGCCCGCCCGGATCGCGCAACGTGACGACATTGGCGCCCAGGCCGCGCTCCGCGCTCAAAAACACCGTGTCGCGCCATTCGATATCGACCAGCGGCAAGGCGCGCGCCTTGTAGCTGTTCGAACCTTCGTAGGACGGCGTGGCGAAGCCGATGGCGCCGAGATTGACGCGCCAATCGCCGCGCGTTTCGGCCGGCGCCTGCGCGAGCGCGGGCATGGCGGCGGCGGCGAAAATTACGGCGGCGAACAGACGGCGCATGGAGGGCAACCTCGATCGGGAACGACAAGCGGGATATGGCGCCGGGACGTGCACCTTCAAGGCGCAATCGGCGAATCCGCCACGAATCACAAATCGTTACGCCGATGGCGAATCCCGCAGTTCCGCCACGCGGATCGCGGCTTCGTCCGGGGCCATTCCTTCGGCAACCAATTCGGCTTTGAGATAAGCGCGCGCCGAATTGGCGATCTCGCGCTTTCGCTCGATCTCGGCCAGCGTGCCGGAATCGAGGCCGAAAACCCGCCACAGCGGATCGAGCACCCGCCCCCCTTTTGCGGCGGGAGCGGTCGCCGCCGTCAGCGCCGCGACGCGCGCTTCGTAACGCGCGCGCAGCGCTTCCGGCGTCATCTTATCAAGCGATCGGCACGTCGATTTCGCCGCGCGTCGCCCGGCCGAAATCGTCCATCAGCGCGCTGGTGATCGCACCCGGCGTGAATTTGTATTCGCCGATTTCCGACACCGGCGTGATCTCCGCTGCCGTGCCGGTCAGGAACACTTCCTGGGCACGGGCGAGTTCGTCCGGCCAAATCGCGCGTTCGACGACCTGGATCTGACGGTTCTTGGCGAGGCCGATCACCGTGCGGCGCGTGATGCCGTCGAGGAAGCAATCGGGCTTGGGCGTGTGCAGCACGCCGTCGATGGCGAGGAACACGTTCGCGCCCGTCGCTTCCGCGACCTGGCCGCGCCAATCGAGCATCAGCGCGTCGGCATAGCCGGCCGATTCCGCTTCGTGCTTCGAGATCGTGCAGATCATATAAAGCCCGGCGGCCTTCGACTTGGTCGGCGCGGTGTTGGGGGCGGGGCGCGAATACTTCGCCCAGGTCAGGCGAATGCCCTTGTCCTTGTCGGCGAAGTAATTGCCCCAGGCCCAGGTCGCGATGGCGAGATGGATCTTCGATTGCTGGGCGGACACGCCCATCATCTCCGACCCGCGCCAGGCGATCGGGCGGACATAGCAATCCGGCGCGCCGTTCGCGGCGACGACTTCGTTGGTCGCGGCGTCGATCTCGTCGACCGTATAGGGAATCTCGAAGCCCAGGATGCGGCCGGAATCGATCAAGCGCTGCGAATGCTCGCGCAGCTTGAAGACCTTGCCGCCATAGGCGCGCTCGCCCTCGAACACCGCCGAGCCGTAGTGAATGGCGTGGGTGAGGACGTGGAACTTGGCGTCGCGCCACGGAATCATTTTGCCGTCGTACCAGATCCAGCCGTCGCGATCGTCGAAGGGCACGAGTGCCATGGGTCACTCCCGATATTGGTAACTTCGTTGCGTTTCGCCCTTATGTTACGCAATGGAGCGTATATTCAGGCTTGCGCTAAGAAACACTCTTGCGTCATATATGTCAACATCACTGTCGTATCTTTTTCATGCCGAGTGGTCATGCCTGAATTGCGTCCCGGAATGCAGCACCTGTTTCTGCGCGACGAGGATCTCCGTCTCGGGATCGAGTTGCTGTTCTACGCCTATCGCGATTTCACCGGCGAGCCGGACCGGATGCTGGCGCAGATCGGGCTGGGCCGGGCGCATCACCGCGTCGTCTATTTCGTCGGACGCTATCCCGGGATCAGCGTAGGCGAATTGCTGGCGATTTTGCGCATCACCAAGCAAAGCCTGTCGCGCGTGCTGGGGGAATTGGTGCGCGAAGGCTATATCGCGCAGAAGCAGGGCCCGGTCGATCGCCGCCAGCGCCGCCTGGAATTGACCGAAAAGGGCGCGGAGCTGGAGCGCCGCCTGACCGAAAACCAGCGCAAACGCATTGCCACCGCCTATCGCGCCGCCGGGGCCGGGGCGGTCGATGGGTTCCGCCGGGTCATGCAGAACCTGATCGACGAGCGCGACCGCGCCAAAGTCGCGGATATCGACACCACGAAGCCGCCCAAGCGGCCATGACCGCGACACCGGAAGCGTAGTATCCTCGATTCGCAAATGAGCGAAGGCGCCCATCTCCTCGTCGTCGACGACGACACGCGAACCCGCGAACTGCTGCGGCGGTTCTTGGCCGATCGCGGCTATCGCGTGGCCACGGCCGCCGACGCGAAGGAAGCGCAGGCGCAGCTCGACGCCGTGGAATTCGACTTGGTCGTGCTCGACGTGATGATGCCCGGCGAAGACGGGATGAGCTTCACCAAGCGCCTGCGCGACGCCAAACGCCAAACGCCGATCGTGTTGCTGACCGCACGCGCGGAATCGGCCGATCGCATCGCGGGGCTGTCGATCGGCGCCGACGATTATCTGCCCAAACCGTTCGAGCCGGAGGAGCTGCTGCTGCGCGTGCGCAACGTGCTGCGCCGCGCCCCGCCGCCCGGCCCGCCCGCCCCCAAAAGCGTGACCTTCGGCCCGTTCAAATTCGACCTGACGCGCGACGAACTGACGCGCGGCGGCGAGGTCGTGCGTTTGACCACCGCCGAAATCTCGCTGCTGGAAGTGCTCGCCGCGTCGCCCAACGTGCCGGTGGCGCGCGAGGAATTGCTGCGCCGCTCGCGCCTGACCGGCGGGGCGCGCGCGGTCGATGTGACCGTCACGCGCCTGCGCCCGAAAATCGAAGACGATCCGCGCAACCCGCGCCATCTGCAAACCGTGCGCGGGGCCGGCTACGTATTGAGGGCCGAATAATGGGGCCGCTGAGCCAAGCCATCCGCCAATTCCTGCCGCGCACGCTTTACGCGCGCACGCTGATCATCATCGTGGCGCCGCTGATCCTGGTGCAGATCGTCGCGGGTTTCGTGTTCTACGAACGCGTCTGGCAGACCGTGTCGCGCCGCCTGTCCAACGCCGTGGCGGGCGAGGTCGCGACCGTCGTCCAGGCGATGGGCCGCTATCCGGGCGATGCCGACCGGCGCTGGTTGTTCGAGACGATGCATCTGGCCACCGGATCGGTCTACACCTGGAAGCCCGGCGCGATCCTGGAACGCAAAGGCCCGGTCGATCCCGAAACGATCCTCGAGGATTATCTCGTACGCGCGTTGGACGAGCGCGTGCGCCGGCCCTATTGGCTCGACGCGTGGGGCGATCCCGCCGACGTGCATATCGAAGTGCAGCTGGCGGGGGGCGTGCTGGTGCTGGAAACCACGCGCCAGCGCGTGTTCACCACCAATGTCTATGTCTTCCTGCTGTTCATGAGCGGAAGCTCGCTGATCCTGATCGCGATCGCGTCGATTTTCATGCGCAATCAGGTGCGCCCGATCAAGCGCCTGGCCGAAGCGGCTGAGGCTTTCGGCAAGGGCCGCGAGGACGCCGATTTCCGCCCGCATGGCGCGGCCGAAGTGCGCCAAGCCGCCGCCGCGTTCATGACGATGCGCGAGCGTATCCGCCGCCATATCGCGCAGCGCACCGAAATGCTCGCGGGCATCAGCCACGATCTGCGCACGCCGCTCACGCGCATGAAGCTGGAACTCGCCATGCTGGGCGACCATCCGTCGGGGCCGGGTTTGAAATCCGACGTCGACGACATGGCGCGCATGGTCGAATCCTATCTCGCCTTCGTGCGCGGCGAAGGCGAGGAGAAGATCGAGGCGATCGACATCGAGCCGACTTTGCGCGAGATCGTCGAAAGCCATCGCCGGGCGGGCAATGCGGTCGCCTATGAAAGCCCGGGCGCGCTGCCTTGCGCCGGCCGGCCGCACGCGCTCAAACGCAGCCTCAACAACATGATCGCCAACGCCGCGCGCCACGCGGCACAGGTGCGCGTGACCGCCGAACGGCGCGAAACCGATATAGAAATCGTCATCGACGACGACGGCCCCGGCATTCCCGCCGAATCGCGCGAGGACGTGTTCAAACCCTTCTTCCGCCTGGACCCGTCGCGCAACGCGGAAACGGGCGGCGTGGGTCTCGGCCTCACCATCGCGCGCGACGTGGTGCGCGGCCATGGCGGCGATATCCGCCTGGAAGAATCGCCGATGGGCGGCTTGCGCGCCCGTATCCGAATCCCAGTTTAAGACCATGACGCCCGAACAGATTTTCGACTTCGCCAAGCTCGACGCCACGCCGAAGAACGCCGTGCCGTTCGATCATGCGCTCGTCCCCGCTTTCGTGAACGCGGACGCCCTCGACGCGATCAACGCGGATTGGCCGGCGATCGGCAAGCCCGGCTCGTTCCCGCTGTCGGAAGTCGGCCCGCTCAAACCCGCGGTGAAGGATTTCGTCGCCGCCCTTGAATCCGACGCGTTCCGCGCGGCGATCGAAACCAAGTTCGGCCTGAACCTGAAGCCGCATCCCACGATCATCACCTTCCGCGACCGCTGCCGCGCGCGCGACGGCAAGATCCATACGGATTCGAAGGACAAGGTCGTGACGGTGCTGGTCTATATGAACAAGCGCACCGGCGGTTGGCAGGACAAGGGCGGCAAGCTGCGTTTGCTGCGCGGGCCCGAAACGCTGGAGAACTTCACGGCGGAGATCGAGCCGGTGGATGGCAACATGCTCGCCTTCCGCTGCACGCGCGACGCCTGGCACGGCCACGAAAGCTACGAAGGCCCGCGCCATGTGATGCAAATGAACTGGCTGGTCGACGACGCGGCCTTGCGCAAGAACACGACGCGGCACCGCGTCTCGGCGTTCTTCAAGAAGCTGTTCGGTTAGAAAAGCTTCCCGCCATTCGGCACCGAAAGCGACGGGCCGATCAGCACGACCGCGCCGTTGGCGTCGGGGAAGCCGAGCGTCAAAACCTCGCTCATGAACGGGCCGATTTGGCGCGGCGGAAAATTCACCACCGCCGCGACCTGACGGCCGACCAGCGCGTCGGGCGCGTAATGCACGGTGATCTGCGCCGAGGATTTCTTGACGCCGAGTTCGGGCCCGAAATCGATTTTCAACTTGATCGCGGGCTTGCGCGCTTCGGGGAACGGGACCGCTTCGATGATCGTGCCCACCCGAATATCGACGCGCTCGAAATCTTCGTACTTGATCGTGTCGCCCATCGCCTCGCTCCAACGAAAAACCCCGGCCGCGCGAAAGCGACCGGGGTTCATTCGTTAGCCTGCCGGGCGCTTGCGCGCCAGGGGCTTACTTCTTCTTCGCGATCAGCGACTTGATCTCGTCCAGGCTTTCCAGCACGCGCTTCTGGACGACGTCCAAAGCTTCGTACTGCGACTTGGCGAGCAGTTCGCTCATTTCGCGGGTGTTCGAAATCGCGCGCTGGAAGGCGTCCTTCATCAGGTCGGCCTGCTTGGCGGCCTTTTCTTCCGGCGAGCCGGCGGCCATCACTTCGCGCGCGGCGACCGAGGCTTCCTCGAGCACCGAGCGGAAGATTTCCGACTGGCGGCGCGCGACGGCCTGGAAGCTTTCGACGGCGAGCTGATTGGCCTGGGCCAAGGCTTCCATATTCTTGCGCTGGGCGGCGACGAGGCCTTCCATATCCAGCGGCGCGAATTTGAAGTCGCCCATCTGCTTGGGCATCTCGAACATCTTGGCGAGGTCGAATTCACCGAACGGCATCTTGGTTCCCTTCATGCTGATTCCTCCTACCCCAGGCAGCTGCACGCTGCGGTTCGAGCCGGCCTGGAGCACACCCGATTACGGGCACAACGGAGGCAAACCCGTTTCTGTCGCGGCGGCGGAAAACCGCTGCAATGGGCGAATTCTGTCCGGCGGAATACCGAAAGTCAAGTGAAATTGTGCGCCGCAAAAAGACAATTCAGCTTTTGGCTTGTTCCGTCCGGCGCTTCAGAAATGCCGAAAAACTCGATGCTAAAGCTTCGAGGCGGCCGAGCGATTTATCGAGGGCCGCCATCGTTTTTGCTGCATCTGCGCTGTCATCGTCCAGCCAGATACGCAGGGTCGCAAGATAGGCGGCGGCTAGCGCGTTGATCTTCAACGGTGCGAGCGGCGTGGTGGTCCGCACCCCGGCCGCCTCGGCCGCCCAGCGCATCGACCGCAACAAAGACGGCAGCGCGCACAGCGCCGCGACCGGCGCGCGCGGCAAATCGGCCAGGATGTTTTTCACCGCCGCCTTGTGGGGGGCGAGCGCGTCGAAACGCCGCATCAGGATTTCGAAGAGTTT
It encodes the following:
- a CDS encoding MarR family transcriptional regulator, whose product is MPELRPGMQHLFLRDEDLRLGIELLFYAYRDFTGEPDRMLAQIGLGRAHHRVVYFVGRYPGISVGELLAILRITKQSLSRVLGELVREGYIAQKQGPVDRRQRRLELTEKGAELERRLTENQRKRIATAYRAAGAGAVDGFRRVMQNLIDERDRAKVADIDTTKPPKRP
- a CDS encoding phasin family protein translates to MKGTKMPFGEFDLAKMFEMPKQMGDFKFAPLDMEGLVAAQRKNMEALAQANQLAVESFQAVARRQSEIFRSVLEEASVAAREVMAAGSPEEKAAKQADLMKDAFQRAISNTREMSELLAKSQYEALDVVQKRVLESLDEIKSLIAKKK
- a CDS encoding branched-chain amino acid aminotransferase produces the protein MALVPFDDRDGWIWYDGKMIPWRDAKFHVLTHAIHYGSAVFEGERAYGGKVFKLREHSQRLIDSGRILGFEIPYTVDEIDAATNEVVAANGAPDCYVRPIAWRGSEMMGVSAQQSKIHLAIATWAWGNYFADKDKGIRLTWAKYSRPAPNTAPTKSKAAGLYMICTISKHEAESAGYADALMLDWRGQVAEATGANVFLAIDGVLHTPKPDCFLDGITRRTVIGLAKNRQIQVVERAIWPDELARAQEVFLTGTAAEITPVSEIGEYKFTPGAITSALMDDFGRATRGEIDVPIA
- a CDS encoding MipA/OmpV family protein, which gives rise to MRRLFAAVIFAAAAMPALAQAPAETRGDWRVNLGAIGFATPSYEGSNSYKARALPLVDIEWRDTVFLSAERGLGANVVTLRDPGGRGAFRAGPFVNYRFSRDEGDDDDLRGMGDVKDGVDLGAFASYDFGPLGLRVAGRRNVSHSELGGTIDLGLRYRLPPIGRTMFGFGPSATWADSDYMQSYFGVTAAQATASGMRAYSPSSGFKDVGLSANAMHPLGGNWALTGFGGYKRLIGDAADSPLVKDRGTPNQFRVGLGISYRLF
- a CDS encoding 2OG-Fe(II) oxygenase; the encoded protein is MTPEQIFDFAKLDATPKNAVPFDHALVPAFVNADALDAINADWPAIGKPGSFPLSEVGPLKPAVKDFVAALESDAFRAAIETKFGLNLKPHPTIITFRDRCRARDGKIHTDSKDKVVTVLVYMNKRTGGWQDKGGKLRLLRGPETLENFTAEIEPVDGNMLAFRCTRDAWHGHESYEGPRHVMQMNWLVDDAALRKNTTRHRVSAFFKKLFG
- a CDS encoding response regulator gives rise to the protein MSEGAHLLVVDDDTRTRELLRRFLADRGYRVATAADAKEAQAQLDAVEFDLVVLDVMMPGEDGMSFTKRLRDAKRQTPIVLLTARAESADRIAGLSIGADDYLPKPFEPEELLLRVRNVLRRAPPPGPPAPKSVTFGPFKFDLTRDELTRGGEVVRLTTAEISLLEVLAASPNVPVAREELLRRSRLTGGARAVDVTVTRLRPKIEDDPRNPRHLQTVRGAGYVLRAE
- a CDS encoding HAMP domain-containing protein, with the translated sequence MGPLSQAIRQFLPRTLYARTLIIIVAPLILVQIVAGFVFYERVWQTVSRRLSNAVAGEVATVVQAMGRYPGDADRRWLFETMHLATGSVYTWKPGAILERKGPVDPETILEDYLVRALDERVRRPYWLDAWGDPADVHIEVQLAGGVLVLETTRQRVFTTNVYVFLLFMSGSSLILIAIASIFMRNQVRPIKRLAEAAEAFGKGREDADFRPHGAAEVRQAAAAFMTMRERIRRHIAQRTEMLAGISHDLRTPLTRMKLELAMLGDHPSGPGLKSDVDDMARMVESYLAFVRGEGEEKIEAIDIEPTLREIVESHRRAGNAVAYESPGALPCAGRPHALKRSLNNMIANAARHAAQVRVTAERRETDIEIVIDDDGPGIPAESREDVFKPFFRLDPSRNAETGGVGLGLTIARDVVRGHGGDIRLEESPMGGLRARIRIPV
- a CDS encoding tRNA-binding protein; amino-acid sequence: MGDTIKYEDFERVDIRVGTIIEAVPFPEARKPAIKLKIDFGPELGVKKSSAQITVHYAPDALVGRQVAAVVNFPPRQIGPFMSEVLTLGFPDANGAVVLIGPSLSVPNGGKLF